One Hallerella porci DNA window includes the following coding sequences:
- a CDS encoding EAL domain-containing protein — translation MSDFNQEEKQLFEALSNCSDPVYFFAGNMKTNIAHWSKPAQKFFGVNEDSLDHFEKLWTSIIHPEDREKCRNYLHSVLGLHNSHYDLEFRVMTSSGKYEWILCSSYIYYDEYGNADHTAGFIRPLGYENKIDPVSNLRSFHEFRNNLSERLKKNDRGAILCFDLLNFKKIIDDYGYAFGDKFLYSMGALLKQSVHKEASIFRMQGSNFSIIIKSCKKADIQATYQTIQNVLRCVPVDGIEIDQDFVCTATIFPSDGVDVDRLQQNLFYGIEFAKTTNHKELVYYSDELYLQKTRQSQLREAIKKSLQNQCEGFELYFQPIVNSDGGNCSSAEALLRFSTPELGMVSPGDFIPMLEHTEDIVTVGAWVIDSAMRTLAEWRKINGNIQQIHVNVSSIQFCVPGFKDYVFDILKKYDLPGSALVLELTESCRIKATEEFAALFREFKEGGVYTALDDFGTGYASLIVLCDIPVDILKIDFQLTQNFVKYPQHRTILKLVSDFCKKGTIRLCAEGVETENSLSVMKDAGAELIQGFLISRPIPAEEFKKKFVEKVKVN, via the coding sequence ATGAGCGATTTTAACCAAGAAGAAAAGCAACTGTTTGAAGCACTTTCAAATTGCTCCGATCCAGTGTACTTTTTTGCGGGCAATATGAAAACAAACATTGCCCATTGGTCAAAACCAGCTCAAAAATTCTTCGGGGTAAACGAAGATTCTTTGGATCACTTCGAAAAATTATGGACAAGTATCATCCATCCCGAAGACCGCGAAAAATGTCGCAATTATCTCCATTCCGTTTTAGGTTTACACAATAGCCATTACGATTTAGAATTTCGTGTGATGACAAGTTCGGGGAAATACGAATGGATTTTGTGCAGCAGTTACATTTACTATGACGAATACGGAAACGCGGATCATACCGCGGGATTCATTCGCCCGCTCGGCTACGAAAATAAAATTGACCCCGTTTCGAATCTGCGCTCCTTCCACGAATTTCGCAATAATTTATCGGAACGTTTGAAGAAAAATGACCGCGGCGCAATTCTCTGTTTTGATTTGCTCAATTTCAAAAAAATCATCGACGATTACGGCTATGCATTCGGCGATAAATTTTTATACTCGATGGGCGCGCTTTTAAAACAATCGGTTCACAAAGAAGCATCGATTTTTCGGATGCAAGGTTCGAACTTTTCGATTATTATCAAATCGTGCAAGAAAGCCGATATTCAAGCAACCTATCAAACAATTCAAAATGTGCTGCGCTGCGTTCCCGTAGACGGCATCGAAATCGATCAGGATTTTGTGTGCACCGCAACGATTTTCCCATCGGACGGCGTCGACGTTGATCGTTTACAACAAAATCTTTTCTACGGAATTGAATTTGCCAAGACGACCAATCACAAAGAACTCGTTTACTATTCCGACGAATTGTATTTGCAAAAAACGCGGCAATCGCAACTCCGCGAAGCGATTAAAAAAAGTCTGCAAAATCAATGCGAAGGTTTTGAACTTTACTTTCAACCGATTGTCAATTCCGATGGCGGAAATTGTTCTTCTGCCGAAGCACTTCTCCGCTTTTCCACTCCCGAACTCGGGATGGTAAGCCCCGGCGATTTTATTCCGATGCTCGAACATACCGAAGACATCGTGACCGTCGGCGCTTGGGTTATCGATTCAGCGATGCGGACTCTTGCCGAATGGCGAAAAATCAACGGAAATATTCAGCAGATTCACGTGAACGTTTCGAGCATTCAATTCTGCGTGCCCGGATTCAAAGATTACGTTTTTGACATTCTCAAGAAATACGATCTTCCGGGTTCTGCGCTCGTTTTAGAGCTCACCGAATCTTGTCGCATTAAAGCGACCGAAGAATTTGCCGCCCTTTTCCGCGAATTCAAAGAAGGCGGCGTTTACACCGCTCTCGATGATTTCGGAACCGGTTACGCATCTCTCATCGTTCTCTGCGATATTCCCGTCGACATTTTGAAAATCGATTTCCAGTTAACGCAAAACTTTGTGAAATATCCGCAGCACCGCACCATTTTAAAACTCGTTTCCGACTTCTGCAAAAAAGGAACGATTCGCCTCTGCGCCGAAGGAGTCGAAACCGAAAATTCGCTTTCCGTGATGAAAGATGCGGGCGCAGAACTCATCCAAGGCTTTTTAATTTCGCGCCCGATTCCCGCCGAAGAATTCAAGAAAAAATTCGTCGAAAAAGTCAAAGTAAACTAA
- a CDS encoding carbohydrate-binding family 9-like protein — MILKFNRLWETDEEALPHVIVNLFHDKHFLHVRFQVTEPEDCFIANVKSDGGHAWEDSCVEIFVQSLNSNDYLNFELTSRGYCYAARGRDRAHRTELKTTDYTSLLRHVTAPIFENGFVSWELKVSIPAKLLGCSDLSQETLYGNIYKCADRARRPHYLTLFPINTEKPDFHQPRFFQKF; from the coding sequence ATGATTTTAAAATTCAATCGCCTTTGGGAAACGGACGAAGAAGCGCTTCCCCACGTTATCGTCAATCTTTTTCACGACAAACATTTTTTACATGTGCGGTTTCAAGTCACCGAGCCCGAAGATTGTTTCATCGCCAATGTCAAAAGCGACGGCGGTCACGCTTGGGAAGACAGCTGCGTTGAAATTTTTGTGCAATCGTTAAATTCAAACGATTATCTCAATTTCGAATTGACAAGTCGCGGTTATTGCTACGCTGCCCGCGGACGCGATCGTGCGCACAGAACCGAACTCAAAACAACCGATTATACAAGTTTACTTCGCCACGTGACTGCGCCGATTTTTGAAAACGGATTTGTTTCGTGGGAATTAAAAGTTTCTATTCCCGCGAAACTTCTCGGCTGTTCTGACCTTTCCCAAGAAACTCTTTACGGCAACATTTACAAGTGCGCCGACCGCGCACGACGCCCGCATTATTTGACGCTTTTCCCGATTAACACCGAAAAGCCCGATTTTCATCAACCGCGATTTTTTCAAAAATTTTAA
- a CDS encoding Na+/H+ antiporter NhaC family protein yields the protein MENESISLDNLENIKGNPKALLPTLIFLVLYLGMGITFEYILKIPMGFYNIPIVGAFLVAIFVACIQNRKLNFDKKMNIMAGAIGDRNIFLMILIFLCAGIFAGILGRSSASAAAYFLLDFIPAQFAVVVLFVVAAFVSTAMGTSVGTIAVVTPIAIEVAGTAGFSVPFCVASVIGGAMFGDNLSFISDTTIAATSTQGCAMKDKFRVNFWIALPAAIVAIVIITAISFATDAKEIVSGNYNLIQLIPYILVLALALTGINVFMVLIIGIFAASIIMVGSGELTSIGLISHIGNGISGMYETIMVAVLVSALCGLIRIHGGFAALLDFIHKVFKGHRSGQLGMGLLVSAMDIATANNTVAIVMAAPIAKQMGNEYRISPQKSASLLDIFGCIVQGILPYGAQMLVALSAITAAAPEGSNTNAFDIIPYMFYPFLLLVSVLIFIAVSPKRKKA from the coding sequence ATGGAAAACGAAAGTATTTCTCTTGATAATCTTGAAAACATCAAAGGCAATCCAAAAGCTTTGCTCCCGACGCTCATCTTTTTAGTGCTCTACTTGGGCATGGGAATTACCTTTGAATATATTCTCAAAATTCCGATGGGATTTTACAACATCCCGATTGTGGGCGCTTTCCTCGTTGCGATTTTTGTCGCTTGCATTCAAAATCGCAAACTCAATTTTGACAAGAAAATGAATATTATGGCTGGTGCCATCGGCGACAGAAATATTTTTCTCATGATTCTCATTTTCCTTTGCGCGGGAATTTTTGCAGGAATTCTTGGACGTTCGAGTGCTTCTGCCGCTGCGTATTTTTTGTTGGATTTTATTCCGGCGCAATTTGCCGTCGTCGTACTTTTCGTCGTTGCCGCTTTCGTTTCTACCGCCATGGGAACGTCGGTTGGAACGATTGCGGTTGTGACGCCGATTGCAATTGAAGTCGCAGGAACAGCGGGATTTAGCGTTCCCTTCTGCGTGGCTTCGGTAATCGGTGGCGCTATGTTTGGCGATAACTTGAGTTTTATTTCGGACACGACAATTGCCGCCACTTCAACGCAAGGGTGCGCGATGAAGGATAAATTCCGCGTGAATTTTTGGATTGCGCTCCCTGCTGCAATTGTTGCGATTGTCATCATTACAGCGATTTCGTTTGCGACCGATGCCAAAGAAATCGTGAGCGGAAATTATAACTTAATCCAGTTGATTCCCTACATTTTAGTCCTTGCGCTTGCGCTTACCGGCATTAATGTGTTTATGGTTTTAATCATTGGAATTTTTGCCGCATCCATCATTATGGTCGGAAGCGGAGAGCTCACATCCATTGGACTGATTAGCCACATCGGCAACGGAATTTCTGGCATGTACGAAACGATTATGGTCGCGGTCCTTGTGAGCGCACTCTGCGGACTCATCCGCATTCACGGTGGCTTTGCCGCTTTGCTCGACTTTATTCACAAAGTGTTTAAGGGGCATCGTAGCGGACAACTTGGCATGGGACTTTTGGTGAGTGCGATGGATATTGCGACGGCGAACAATACGGTCGCCATTGTAATGGCCGCTCCCATTGCAAAGCAAATGGGAAATGAATACCGCATTTCTCCGCAAAAGAGCGCTTCGCTCCTCGATATTTTCGGCTGCATAGTGCAAGGGATTTTGCCTTATGGCGCCCAGATGCTTGTCGCCCTTTCGGCAATCACAGCGGCAGCTCCCGAAGGTTCCAACACAAATGCGTTTGACATTATCCCTTATATGTTCTACCCGTTTTTGCTGCTTGTGAGCGTGCTTATCTTTATCGCTGTTTCACCGAAGCGGAAAAAAGCTTAA
- a CDS encoding M23 family metallopeptidase — protein sequence MRFILISLLFSATLFAADSLYFPFGKIGFLTSSFGENRGTRYHAGIDYSTEMREGFPVLAPENGKIIKVKVSPYFYGKVIYFAGESGHTWLFAHLSDFAEPLHSLIRKTQNKKKKNDVALENPKIPSFQKGDTLAFTGSSGIGNPHLHLEMRTGEKVVNPCANGVFCGDTLAPFIFGAAVFQGENVSLSGEEDLKANCLEVPDFKNHQDPLRFVFKIADYSREPLENPMSVRRITLKRKNEILSEVRKDTLSYANMIQIREELLWAEEADTAGDWHYLPNVYKFTEGDTLTLEVEDITGKISTRTLALAEKCNGAKPALHGKNQNPELFSFLSRSWLGLDLCKSDSLKTEFTLYSRDELVANACEEMKPEATPLGKLLEIYPGVDEIRLLQHEKSDTIRLAEIPADAKDFSIEFQMKNARIAARVSALADVPWTRVFAIRALQNDSVPAYEFHPKGLHFLGDWNVSFDKKIATAPLYYLGETSRRWFIFSKQKSAEKERSASMDELRDIGFIDDKTAPELGESRLDSAMVLGKMTAVLRIPVIEKESGIPSGNAIQASAPGKPFIYAEYDSEPRELVFILSELPPAGKSFKIRIQDEAGNAKSFDVKVPIF from the coding sequence ATGCGATTCATTCTTATTTCTCTTCTCTTTTCGGCGACGCTTTTTGCAGCCGATTCGCTCTATTTTCCTTTTGGAAAAATCGGATTTTTAACTTCTTCCTTTGGCGAAAATCGCGGCACCCGTTATCACGCGGGCATTGATTATTCGACCGAAATGCGCGAAGGTTTTCCGGTGCTTGCGCCCGAAAACGGAAAAATTATCAAGGTCAAAGTTTCGCCGTATTTTTACGGAAAAGTCATTTACTTCGCAGGAGAAAGCGGACACACTTGGCTCTTTGCGCATCTCAGCGACTTTGCAGAACCGCTCCATTCTCTCATTCGGAAAACGCAAAATAAAAAGAAGAAAAACGATGTCGCATTAGAAAATCCCAAAATTCCTTCCTTTCAAAAAGGCGATACATTAGCGTTCACCGGAAGCTCGGGCATTGGAAATCCGCATTTGCATTTGGAAATGCGCACGGGCGAAAAAGTCGTGAATCCTTGTGCAAACGGCGTTTTCTGCGGCGATACTTTGGCGCCTTTCATTTTCGGAGCCGCGGTTTTTCAAGGCGAAAATGTAAGCCTCAGCGGCGAAGAAGATTTAAAAGCGAATTGCTTAGAAGTGCCGGATTTTAAAAATCATCAAGACCCGCTGCGCTTCGTTTTTAAAATCGCCGATTACAGCCGCGAGCCTCTCGAAAATCCGATGTCCGTGCGCCGCATTACTTTAAAACGCAAAAATGAAATTCTAAGCGAAGTCCGCAAAGACACGCTTTCGTATGCGAACATGATTCAAATCCGCGAAGAATTATTATGGGCCGAAGAAGCGGACACCGCCGGCGATTGGCATTATCTGCCAAATGTATACAAATTTACAGAAGGCGACACTCTCACTTTAGAAGTCGAAGACATCACCGGAAAAATTTCGACGCGGACTCTTGCGCTTGCCGAAAAATGTAACGGCGCAAAGCCTGCGCTTCACGGGAAAAATCAAAATCCCGAATTGTTCTCTTTCTTAAGTCGCAGTTGGCTCGGACTCGATTTGTGCAAAAGCGATTCTTTAAAAACAGAATTTACTCTTTACAGCCGCGATGAACTCGTCGCAAACGCCTGCGAAGAAATGAAACCCGAAGCAACTCCTCTCGGAAAATTGCTCGAAATTTATCCCGGCGTCGATGAAATTCGTCTTTTACAACATGAAAAATCCGACACGATTCGTCTCGCCGAAATTCCCGCGGACGCCAAAGATTTTTCCATCGAATTTCAAATGAAAAATGCCCGCATTGCTGCGCGCGTAAGCGCTCTCGCCGACGTTCCTTGGACTCGCGTTTTCGCAATTCGCGCCCTTCAAAACGACAGCGTTCCCGCTTACGAATTTCACCCGAAGGGTTTGCATTTCTTAGGCGATTGGAACGTTTCCTTTGACAAAAAAATTGCGACCGCTCCGCTCTATTATTTGGGCGAAACGAGTCGCCGCTGGTTTATTTTCAGCAAACAAAAATCCGCAGAAAAAGAACGCTCGGCCTCGATGGATGAACTTCGCGACATCGGATTTATCGATGACAAAACGGCGCCCGAACTCGGCGAAAGCCGTCTCGATTCCGCAATGGTCTTAGGCAAAATGACCGCCGTTCTCCGCATCCCTGTAATCGAAAAAGAATCGGGCATTCCAAGCGGCAACGCCATTCAAGCAAGTGCCCCCGGAAAGCCGTTCATTTACGCAGAATACGATTCCGAGCCACGAGAACTCGTCTTCATTTTAAGCGAACTTCCGCCCGCTGGAAAATCTTTTAAAATCCGCATTCAAGATGAAGCGGGAAACGCAAAATCTTTCGATGTGAAAGTTCCTATATTTTAA
- a CDS encoding IS5 family transposase — protein sequence HKHSLYVLANKIDWNKFETEFSKLFNEKKGAPNKPIRLMTGLIILKHIRNVSDESVVEQFQENAYYQYFCGERFFSTEQPCDPSELVHFRHMIGEAGMDMILKESILVNDDHDKQGPTGCGTVFLDTTVQEKNITFPTDAKLANKIIEQVQKIVEEHGLPQRQSYKRTLKKVHRDQRFRNHPKNAKKARKADRRLKTIAGRLVREMERNLSKKNLSGTYKGKIELFKKVLEQKRCDKDKVYSLHEPEVKCIGKGKEHKKYEFGNKVSIARSYSGLIVGAVAFRDEYDGHTIDDTLDHVEQMLGFRPSRAACDRGYRGQKESGTTKIVIPDVPKKNATYYQKKKAHKLFCKRAGIEPINGHLKSDHRMGRNFYKGIFGDMLNAKLAAAAFNFKRAMRRFFVLLEWLYCFCLLWNGMNKKCERPYLAFAK from the coding sequence CCTGAAGCACATCCGCAACGTATCGGACGAGTCCGTCGTGGAGCAGTTTCAGGAAAACGCCTATTACCAGTATTTTTGCGGAGAACGGTTCTTCTCGACGGAGCAACCCTGCGACCCGAGCGAACTTGTCCACTTCCGGCACATGATTGGCGAAGCGGGCATGGACATGATCCTCAAGGAAAGTATCCTCGTCAACGATGACCACGATAAACAAGGACCGACAGGATGCGGCACGGTCTTTCTTGACACGACCGTGCAGGAAAAGAACATCACGTTCCCTACAGACGCCAAACTTGCGAACAAGATAATAGAGCAGGTACAGAAAATCGTGGAAGAACACGGCCTTCCGCAGAGACAGTCCTACAAGAGAACCTTGAAGAAGGTCCATCGTGACCAGCGTTTTCGCAATCACCCGAAGAACGCCAAGAAGGCGCGCAAGGCAGATCGCAGGCTGAAGACAATCGCGGGACGGCTCGTCCGTGAAATGGAACGGAATCTTTCGAAGAAAAATCTGTCGGGTACGTACAAAGGAAAAATCGAGCTTTTCAAAAAAGTTTTGGAGCAGAAGAGGTGCGACAAGGACAAGGTCTATTCGCTACACGAGCCCGAAGTAAAATGCATCGGCAAGGGCAAGGAACACAAGAAATACGAGTTCGGCAACAAGGTGTCAATCGCCCGTAGCTACAGCGGCCTCATCGTCGGCGCAGTCGCGTTCAGGGACGAGTATGACGGACATACGATAGACGATACGCTTGACCATGTTGAACAAATGCTCGGCTTCAGGCCGAGCCGGGCAGCATGCGACCGGGGATACCGCGGACAAAAGGAATCCGGAACGACAAAGATCGTGATACCGGACGTTCCGAAGAAAAACGCGACCTACTACCAGAAGAAAAAGGCTCACAAGCTTTTTTGCAAGAGGGCTGGCATCGAACCAATCAATGGTCACTTGAAGAGCGACCACCGCATGGGTCGCAACTTCTACAAGGGAATCTTTGGCGACATGCTCAACGCAAAGCTTGCAGCAGCAGCGTTCAACTTCAAGAGGGCCATGAGGCGCTTTTTTGTCCTGTTGGAATGGCTATACTGTTTTTGCCTTCTGTGGAACGGAATGAACAAAAAATGCGAACGTCCTTATCTTGCGTTCGCAAAGTGA
- a CDS encoding FliH/SctL family protein: protein MKCEDVATAMGVTAMKYAFNRKKLLAILPKFQKALTQIPYDEAKNLLEKISVYLKEYLGESILKELDMAFVSIGQKYGFVSAGDVFRQRLAAGKAEALAEGLSKGLSKGRKEGLSKGLSKGRAEGLSKGLSKGRAEGIRQGLSKGRKEEKLSLAKAFRNKGFPLETIAEVTGLSIDEIKAL from the coding sequence TTGAAATGTGAAGACGTCGCAACGGCGATGGGTGTAACCGCGATGAAATATGCATTTAACCGGAAAAAATTGTTGGCGATTCTTCCCAAATTTCAAAAAGCCTTAACGCAGATTCCTTACGATGAAGCGAAAAACTTGCTCGAAAAAATTAGTGTATATTTGAAGGAGTATTTGGGCGAAAGCATCCTCAAGGAGTTAGATATGGCATTCGTAAGCATCGGACAAAAGTACGGTTTCGTCAGCGCCGGCGATGTCTTTCGCCAAAGGCTCGCTGCAGGTAAAGCTGAGGCGCTTGCGGAAGGACTTTCCAAAGGACTTTCCAAAGGTCGTAAGGAAGGGCTTTCTAAGGGGCTTTCCAAAGGGCGGGCGGAAGGGCTTTCTAAGGGGCTTTCCAAGGGCCGTGCAGAAGGAATTCGCCAGGGGCTTTCCAAAGGTCGTAAGGAAGAAAAGCTTTCCCTCGCCAAAGCTTTCCGCAATAAAGGTTTTCCTTTAGAAACGATTGCCGAAGTCACCGGCCTCTCGATTGACGAAATCAAAGCACTGTAA
- a CDS encoding Rpn family recombination-promoting nuclease/putative transposase — MTNKNSRRSHDAFFRWLFADKNHLRALLKLSAKSNLEIQQFLAAVDPNTFVRIPDTYSNVDETGEADLAFRVNASSGDHALVGVLLEHKSEPDANTLAQMKKYVNSVMNAYAQSHSATQIRPSPFFFTTEKFRGTRTKIFRSIPNISTILFCRSKRRL, encoded by the coding sequence ATGACAAATAAAAATTCTCGTCGCAGTCACGATGCATTTTTCCGTTGGCTTTTTGCCGACAAAAATCATCTGCGGGCGTTGTTGAAACTTTCCGCGAAATCCAATTTGGAGATTCAGCAATTTTTGGCAGCGGTTGATCCGAATACATTTGTGCGCATTCCCGATACTTATTCGAATGTGGACGAAACGGGCGAAGCCGATTTGGCGTTTCGGGTGAATGCCTCTTCGGGCGACCACGCACTCGTCGGCGTTTTGCTCGAACACAAATCGGAGCCTGACGCAAATACGTTGGCGCAGATGAAAAAATATGTCAATTCGGTGATGAACGCTTACGCACAATCGCACAGCGCAACGCAAATTCGACCGTCGCCATTCTTTTTTACAACGGAAAAGTTCCGTGGGACCCGTACAAAAATTTTCCGCAGTATCCCGAATATTTCCACAATCTTATTTTGCCGTTCAAAGCGGCGTTTGTGA
- a CDS encoding saccharopine dehydrogenase family protein translates to MSKVLIIGAGGVSNVVVRKCAQNSSVYSEILLASRTKSKCDAIAQDIKNIPIHTAKVNADDPAEVAALIRDFKPELVLNVALPYQDLPIMDACLAEGVNYLDAANYEPKDKAHFEYSWQWAYHDRFKKAGIMALLGSGFDPGVTNVYTAYAKKHYFDSVDTLDIVDCNAGNHGQAFATNFNPEINIREVTQKGKFYKDGNFYEIPPMSEHKSVDYPQVGPRESYLLWHEELESLVKFIPEIKQARFWMTFGQEYLTHLRVLEDVGMTRIDPVEFKGQKIIPLEFLKALLPEPGTLGQNYTGKTCIGCQLTGTKDGKPQTYFVYNVCDHAECFKEVKAQAVSYTTGVPVMLGGAMMLTGKWKGEGVFNMEQFDPDPFMEEIGKWGLPWHEIFGQKLV, encoded by the coding sequence ATGTCCAAGGTATTGATCATCGGTGCTGGTGGCGTTTCAAACGTCGTCGTCCGCAAATGTGCTCAGAACTCGAGCGTCTATTCCGAAATTCTTTTAGCAAGCCGCACAAAATCCAAGTGCGATGCGATTGCTCAAGATATCAAAAACATTCCCATTCACACGGCAAAAGTCAACGCTGACGATCCCGCCGAAGTCGCCGCTTTAATCCGCGATTTCAAACCGGAACTCGTTTTGAATGTAGCGCTTCCCTACCAAGATCTTCCGATTATGGATGCGTGCCTCGCCGAAGGCGTCAATTATCTCGACGCTGCGAATTACGAGCCCAAAGACAAAGCGCACTTTGAATATTCTTGGCAGTGGGCTTACCACGATCGTTTCAAGAAAGCGGGAATTATGGCGCTTCTCGGTTCGGGCTTTGATCCGGGCGTTACCAATGTTTACACCGCTTACGCCAAAAAGCATTACTTCGATTCCGTCGATACTCTCGACATCGTCGACTGCAATGCGGGCAATCACGGCCAAGCATTTGCAACGAACTTCAACCCCGAAATCAACATTCGCGAAGTCACACAAAAAGGCAAATTCTACAAAGACGGAAACTTCTACGAAATTCCGCCGATGTCCGAACACAAAAGCGTCGATTATCCGCAAGTCGGTCCGCGCGAAAGCTATTTGCTTTGGCACGAAGAGCTCGAATCTCTCGTCAAATTTATTCCCGAAATCAAACAGGCTCGTTTCTGGATGACCTTCGGACAAGAATATTTGACTCATCTCCGCGTTCTCGAAGACGTGGGAATGACCCGCATTGATCCCGTCGAATTCAAAGGTCAAAAAATCATCCCGCTGGAATTCTTGAAAGCGCTTCTTCCGGAACCGGGAACTCTCGGCCAAAATTACACGGGAAAAACTTGCATCGGATGCCAGCTCACCGGCACAAAAGACGGCAAACCGCAAACTTATTTTGTTTACAATGTCTGCGATCACGCCGAATGCTTCAAAGAAGTCAAAGCGCAAGCGGTCAGCTACACCACCGGCGTTCCCGTAATGCTCGGCGGTGCGATGATGCTCACCGGAAAATGGAAAGGCGAAGGCGTCTTCAATATGGAACAATTCGACCCGGATCCGTTCATGGAAGAAATCGGAAAATGGGGACTTCCTTGGCACGAAATTTTCGGGCAGAAATTGGTTTAA
- a CDS encoding nucleoside deaminase, giving the protein MNDENWMQAAILEARQGIENGEGGPFGTVIVKDGKIVGRGHNCVLLKKDPTCHGEMEAIRDACKNLGTHDLSGCVLFTTSEPCPMCLGGILWANIREIVSGCTIQDAENIGFRDTVFYDILNGKSEGKLIRRSLLRGDCLKLFDDYQKSTKTRY; this is encoded by the coding sequence ATGAACGACGAAAATTGGATGCAAGCAGCAATTCTCGAAGCCCGTCAAGGCATAGAAAACGGCGAAGGCGGTCCATTCGGCACAGTCATCGTCAAAGATGGAAAAATCGTCGGACGCGGTCACAACTGCGTTCTCCTAAAAAAAGATCCGACTTGTCACGGAGAAATGGAAGCCATCCGCGACGCCTGTAAAAATTTGGGAACTCACGATCTTTCGGGCTGCGTTTTGTTCACCACTTCGGAACCGTGCCCAATGTGTCTCGGCGGCATTTTGTGGGCAAATATCCGCGAAATCGTCAGCGGCTGCACCATCCAAGATGCCGAAAATATCGGCTTCCGCGACACGGTTTTCTACGATATTTTAAACGGCAAATCCGAAGGAAAACTCATCCGGCGTTCTCTTCTGCGCGGTGATTGCTTAAAGCTTTTTGACGATTATCAAAAAAGCACAAAGACGCGATACTGA
- a CDS encoding transporter produces the protein MFKKITLAAAIAASSSFATYTFFPVGDAHTGQAQITGDYSWGDEGGDWSSMQLKFSAEYVVIPNLELSISKLGYQLWNEPDDYDGDDTDGFMAMTFGARYQFHPMFIAALDLGIPLNADEVAAVDPFELYGAIQFTTDLIPNLSLGSELGFHWYFEDEDVTYGKILTLQAELDYSIPSIHLTPWVGFEYDQRVTDTEYPEVDDGAGDNEITIWVGAQYDISKMLFVKAQYVFGRGDVFGDYMELQGTVGVNF, from the coding sequence ATGTTCAAAAAAATCACACTTGCTGCTGCAATCGCCGCTTCGTCGTCGTTTGCGACTTACACATTCTTCCCGGTCGGCGATGCTCACACCGGTCAGGCACAAATCACCGGAGATTATTCTTGGGGTGATGAAGGCGGAGATTGGTCCTCCATGCAATTAAAGTTTAGCGCGGAATACGTCGTGATTCCAAACCTCGAACTTTCAATTAGCAAGTTGGGCTATCAGCTCTGGAACGAACCGGATGATTACGATGGAGACGATACCGATGGCTTTATGGCGATGACCTTCGGCGCTCGTTATCAATTCCACCCGATGTTTATCGCTGCATTGGATTTGGGAATTCCTCTGAATGCCGATGAAGTTGCTGCCGTGGATCCGTTTGAACTTTATGGCGCTATTCAATTTACGACCGACTTGATTCCGAATCTTTCTCTCGGATCGGAACTCGGTTTCCATTGGTACTTTGAAGATGAAGATGTTACATACGGTAAAATTCTTACTCTCCAAGCCGAATTGGATTACTCGATTCCGTCTATTCATCTTACCCCGTGGGTGGGCTTTGAATACGATCAACGCGTCACGGATACAGAATATCCGGAGGTCGATGATGGCGCAGGCGATAACGAAATTACCATTTGGGTTGGCGCTCAATACGATATTTCAAAAATGCTCTTTGTAAAGGCGCAATATGTGTTTGGCCGCGGCGATGTCTTCGGCGACTATATGGAGCTTCAAGGAACGGTTGGTGTCAATTTCTAA